The Mucilaginibacter rubeus genomic interval ATCCGGGAGAACGCCCTTTTTCCGATCTCGGATGACGAGTTAACTAACCTCTGGAACTAACCCTTAACCCTTTAATTTTTATGAAAGCATTTATCAAATTCATTAAATCTCTATATCAATTTGTGGTCGCCTGGATCAGGGCTTACCGCGAAGTCCCTGCGTCGCAAAAACGTATCGCGCTGACCAAGGCGCTGATGTTCGGGATGGGCCTGCTGACTTTCAATATCTGTTTTGGGCAGGACGGCAATTCGGGGATCAACGAGGCGACGACGAAGGTCAAAGGTTATTTCGACAGTGGTTGTAACCTGATGTATGCCATCGGTGCGGTGGTCGGGATCATCGGCGCGGTGAAGGTGTTTAATAAGTGGAATGCGGGGGAACCGGATACCAATAAGGTGGCGGCGGCCTG includes:
- a CDS encoding DUF4134 domain-containing protein, with the protein product MFGMGLLTFNICFGQDGNSGINEATTKVKGYFDSGCNLMYAIGAVVGIIGAVKVFNKWNAGEPDTNKVAAAWFGSCIFLVVVATVLKSFFGI